The sequence TTGGTCCCGTCAGTGCGCGGCTCGTTTCAGGGATGGGCGATCACACCACACGATTGACGAACGCCTCGTCGGACTCGAGTCGCTCGACGTTCTCCCGGACGAGATCCGCGACGCCACGATAGTAGTCCTGCGTGAATCCCGCCGCGTGGGGCGTGACGATCACTTCCTCGATATCCCAGAGCGGCGAGTCTGCGGGGAGTGGCTCCTCCTCGAAGACGTCGAGGGCCGCGCCCGCGAGGGAATCGGACTCGAGGGCCGCGACCAGCGCCGCCTCGTCGACGACCGGCCCCCGGGCGACGTTGACGAGGTAGGCGTCGTCGCCCATAGCGTCGAAGACGCCTTCGTCGAAGAGGTGATGGGTGTCGTCAGTGAGCGGCACGGTGGCAATCACGAAGTCGGCGTCCGCGATGGCCTCGAGCAGATCGTCATTCGCGTACATCTCGTCGAACGCGGGCAGTGGCTCACTCGAGCGCCGAACGCCGATCACCTCGAGACCGAGCGGGCCGAGGACGGCGGCGACGCCCTGTCCGAGCGTCCCCGTTCCCACGACACACGCGGTCGCCCCGGAGAGCGTGAACGCCTCGTCCCACGCGGGCCGGGCCCAGCGTCGCTCCTGCTGGTGGGCGACGTGGTCGTGCAATCGGCGGGCGAACGCGAGCAGGTAGCTCGCGACTGACTCACCGATCGGCCGGCCGTGGATGCCCGAACTGTTCGTGAGCCCGACGCCGGCAGCCTCGAACTCGTCGATCGGAAACCGGTCGACACCCGCCTGGATCGAGTGAATCCACGCGCAGTCGAGGTACGCCTCCCGGTGCTCGAGGGTGACGACGGCGTCGCAATCGGCGATCTCGTCGTCGCCGATCACCGACACCGACAGCGAGAGGTCCTCGAGCGCGGTCGCGAGCACCTCGGGTGGAAAAACGGCGCTGACGGAGTCGTGGACGCCGAGTCTGTCGATCGTTGACGCGGCAGGTGGTGCCATCGTTCACTCTTGGCACCGGTCGACAGTGAACGTTCGGCAAACGGCGAGAATCGAATCGGTCTGCCCGAGTCGAAGCGAGGCGAATCAGCCCCGGCTCGATCGAACCGGACCCACCCGAACTGCGGCGAGACCGGACCTAGTCGTCGGCCGGAACGGCTTCCTGGCTCTGGTCGTCGGCCATCGCGAGCACGTCGTCGAAGAAGTCGAGGGTGTCCTTCGGACCGGGATTGGCCTCGGGGTGGTACTGGCGGGTGATGACGTCGTACTCGACGCCGTCGAGCCCTTCCGGCGTATCGTCGTTGACGTTCACCTGGGTCACCTCGAGGTGCTCGCCCGGCTCGTCGACCGTGTAGCCGTGGTTCTGGGTCGTCATGACGACGCGGCCGGACTCGAGGTCGATGACCGGCTGGTTGACTCCGCGGTGACCGAAGGTCATCTTCTCGGTCGTTCCACCGAGGGCCTCGGCGACGATCTGCTGGCCGAGACAGATGCCGGCGACGGGACGGTCTTCGACGAACGTCTGGACGAGCGAGATGGCGTCCTCGTAGTTCGCCGGATCACCCGGGCCGTTCGAGATGAACAGCACGTCCGGATCGACGGCCTCGACGTCGGCCTCGTCGGCGTCGTATGGCAGCACGTGGACCGTCGCATCACGCTCGAGCAGGGAGTCGACGATCGAGCCCTTCGCACCGCAGTCGACGAGCGCCACGTCGACGCCGTCGTTGTCCGCGCCGTGGGCGACCGGCTCGTCGACGCTGACCTGCGCGCCGATGTCGGTGTGTTCGCTCATTGCCTTGCAGGCCTCGAGTTGCTCGAGAGCGTCTTCCTCGGTGACGTCCTCGCCAACGGCGATACCACACTTCATCGCACCCTCGTCACGGATGTCGGTGACGACCTCGCGGGTGTCGAGGTGGTCGATCGCCGGCACGCCCTCATCGGCGAGCCAGTCGGCGACGTCCTCGGTGAGTTCCTTCGCGAGCACCGCACGCGGGTGCACGCGGTCGTCCTCGAACCGTTCCTCACGGACCCCGTAGTTCCCGATCAGCGGGTACGAGAACGTCAGGACCTGTTCCTCGTAAGAGGGGTCGGTCAGACTCTCCTCGTATCCCGTATACGCTGTCGTGAAAACCAGTTCGCCACGAGCCGTCCCCGAAACGCGACCACGCCCCTCGAGTACGTGGCCACCTTCCAGTGCAACGTAGGCCGCTGTCATTACGAAGTCCGTACTGGTCTCGCACCCATAAGTGTTGTCTTCGAAGCTGAGTTACGAAATTCGTAATCGGTAAGTGCACCTCGGTCGTAGAGTCGGATCTCCATGGACGAGCTGGACCGACAGATCCTCGACGTGCTCCGGCGGGACGCCCGGACGCCGTACACCGAGATCGCAGACGAGGTCGGGACGAGCGAGGGCACCGTCCGCAACCGCGTCGAGCGGATGATGGACGACGGCATCATCGAGCGCTTTACCATCTCCACGCGGACGGGGAACGTCAAGGCGATGATCGAAATTGGCGTCGCCGTCGACGTCGACACCGGTGCGATCGCCGAGCGGATGGCCGAGTGGGAGGAAGTCGACTTCGTCTGGATGGTCTCGGGCGAACAGGACGTCGTCCTCGTCGTCGACGCCGCCGACACCCGCGGCGTCAACGATCTCATCACGCAGGCACGCGAGCAGGACGAGGTCGTCAGCACGAAGACCAGGCTAATCCTCGACGAAGAACTCGGGTACACCAACGGGTGACTTCGGTCCGAACCCGCGAGCGTACTCTTCCGGAACGCACACTCACACGTCGTGTGGCACCGCGACCACCGGACAGTCCGCGTTCAACAGTAACGACTGGGTCACGCTCCCGAACAGCACCTGTCCGAGCGGCCGACGCTTCCGCCCGCTCACCACGATGTACTCCGCACCGTGCTCGGCCGCGTAGGTCCTGATCACCTCCGCCGCATCACCCACCAGCCCGACCGCCTCGTACTCCTCGAGACCGTCGACGCCGGCGGCAGCGTTCTCAGCAACCTCGGTCGCCTCCGCCTGGACGCGCTCGACGACCTCCTCGGAAAACTTCCCATTGTGAACCCGGAGCGCATCCGCAGAGACGTCGGTAAAGTCCTCCCGGAAATCGACCGTCGGATCCGCCACGTGGACCACGTGGAGCCCCACCCCGTACTCTTCGGCCAGTTCGTGTGCCTGTGCGACCACTGCTTCAGAACGACCGGAACTGTCCACTGCCGCGACGATTGCCATACCTGCCGTTTCGACGTCGCCCGTATTAGGACTGCGGCCCTCGGGCGTCGACCACCGCTGGACAGGTCCACGCTGGTAGCTCACGGACTGGAACGCGACGACGCGCTCGAGACGGGACTTGAACCACGCCGAGACGTGCTCGTTGCGCTGCGACCGACTCGTTCGAATCCCTGGTTGTCGGCCTCCGACTTCGGATGTTCGCGACCGGTAAGACCGGTCGCTCACGGATCGAAAATCGAAGAAGCGCCCGAGACGGGATTTGAACCCGTGTCACGACCGTGACAGGGTCGTATGATAGGCCACTACACCACCCGGGCTTGCAACTGTTCGTTTCCCGGTGAGACGCTTAAGGGTTTTGTTCCGCATCGATCGCTGTCTTGCT is a genomic window of Natrarchaeobaculum aegyptiacum containing:
- the ddh gene encoding D-2-hydroxyacid dehydrogenase, yielding MAPPAASTIDRLGVHDSVSAVFPPEVLATALEDLSLSVSVIGDDEIADCDAVVTLEHREAYLDCAWIHSIQAGVDRFPIDEFEAAGVGLTNSSGIHGRPIGESVASYLLAFARRLHDHVAHQQERRWARPAWDEAFTLSGATACVVGTGTLGQGVAAVLGPLGLEVIGVRRSSEPLPAFDEMYANDDLLEAIADADFVIATVPLTDDTHHLFDEGVFDAMGDDAYLVNVARGPVVDEAALVAALESDSLAGAALDVFEEEPLPADSPLWDIEEVIVTPHAAGFTQDYYRGVADLVRENVERLESDEAFVNRVV
- the carA gene encoding glutamine-hydrolyzing carbamoyl-phosphate synthase small subunit; its protein translation is MTAAYVALEGGHVLEGRGRVSGTARGELVFTTAYTGYEESLTDPSYEEQVLTFSYPLIGNYGVREERFEDDRVHPRAVLAKELTEDVADWLADEGVPAIDHLDTREVVTDIRDEGAMKCGIAVGEDVTEEDALEQLEACKAMSEHTDIGAQVSVDEPVAHGADNDGVDVALVDCGAKGSIVDSLLERDATVHVLPYDADEADVEAVDPDVLFISNGPGDPANYEDAISLVQTFVEDRPVAGICLGQQIVAEALGGTTEKMTFGHRGVNQPVIDLESGRVVMTTQNHGYTVDEPGEHLEVTQVNVNDDTPEGLDGVEYDVITRQYHPEANPGPKDTLDFFDDVLAMADDQSQEAVPADD
- a CDS encoding Lrp/AsnC family transcriptional regulator, which produces MDELDRQILDVLRRDARTPYTEIADEVGTSEGTVRNRVERMMDDGIIERFTISTRTGNVKAMIEIGVAVDVDTGAIAERMAEWEEVDFVWMVSGEQDVVLVVDAADTRGVNDLITQAREQDEVVSTKTRLILDEELGYTNG
- a CDS encoding universal stress protein — translated: MAIVAAVDSSGRSEAVVAQAHELAEEYGVGLHVVHVADPTVDFREDFTDVSADALRVHNGKFSEEVVERVQAEATEVAENAAAGVDGLEEYEAVGLVGDAAEVIRTYAAEHGAEYIVVSGRKRRPLGQVLFGSVTQSLLLNADCPVVAVPHDV